GCTACGTATATGGCTCAATTTGCGGTTACAGTTGCACCGCTTCATCTACCAGGCCCGCAGGACGGGCTCATTTCTCCAGTACATAACGTCCTGGCGCTTCGTCCAGCGCCGGATAGCCTCTGGTCACCCCCGGCTCCCGGGCGTGCACGCGCTGGGTGCTGTGATCGGCCAGCCAGCCCTGCCAGCAGGGCCACCAGGAGCCGTCATGATGCGCGGCAGTGACCTGCCAGCCGTCCGGATCCATGAAGGGGTCGTCGCGGCGGATGGTCGAGATCTGGTGATAGCGGCGGGAATCGCCGGGCGGGTTGACGATGCCCGCATTGTGCCCGCCGCTGGAGAGCACGAAGGTGACGTCCGCCGGCGTCAGCCACTGGACCTTGTAGACGGAGCGCCAGGGGGCGACATGATCCTTGAGCGTGCTGACGGCAAACACGGGGATCTCGATGTCGGTCAGCGATACGGGCCGTTCGTCCACCCGGTAGCGCCCACCGGCGAGGTCGTTGTCGAGGAACAGCCACCGGAGGTACTCGCTGTGCATGCGTGCCGGCATGCGGGTGCCGTCGGCGTTCCAGGCCATCAGGTCGAACATGGGCGGACGCTCGCCAGCCAGATAACTGCGCACCATCCTCGACCAGATCAGGTCCTGGGAACGCAGCAACTGGAAGGCGCCCGCCATCTGGCGCGTATCCAGATAGCCCCTGACCGCCATGAGGTCCTCGATGAAGCGTACCTGGTCCTCGTCGATGAACAGCATCAGCTCGCCGGCCTCGCTGAAGTCGGTCTGCGCGGCGAGCAGCGTCAGGCTGGCCAGGCGAGTGTCACCGTCCCGCCCCATGGCGGCCGCGGCGATCGACAGCAGCGTCCCGCCCAGGCAATAGCCCACGCCGTGGACACGCTGCTGCGGGCAAATGGCCGTGACCGCGTCGAGGGCCGCCATGACCCCCAGCCGGCGGTAGTCGGCCATGCCCAGTTCCCGGTCCTCGCTGCCCGGGTTCTTCCAGGACACGACGAACACCGTATGGCCCTGTGCCACCAGGTAGCGGATCAGGGAGTTCTCCGGGGAGAGGTCGAGGATGTAGTACTTCATGATCCAGGCCGGCACGATCAGCAGCGGCTCGGCATGGACCTCCTGGGTGACAGGTGCATACTGGATCAGCTCGATGAGCCGGTTGCGGAAGACCACCTTGCCCGGCGTCACTGCCACGTCCCGGCCGACCCGATACGCTTCGACCCCCACCGGCCCCTCGCCGTCCTGCCGTCGCTGCCAGTCCTCCAGCAGATTGGAGACACCACGGGCCAGGTTGGCGCCACCCTCGCGCCGCGTCTGCTCCTGCAGTTCGGGATTGGTGGCGAGGAAGTTCGATGGCGACCAGATGTCGAGCATCTGCCGCGCACCGAAATTCACCATCGCCTGATGATGGCGCGAGACGCCCGGTACGCCGGTGGTGGCCGCATGCCACCACTGCTGCTGCAGCAGGAAACCCTGGTAGAGCGCGTTGAAGGGCCAGCGCTGCCAGGCGTCGCCGCGAAAGCGCTTGTCCTGGGGCAGCGGCTCGATGCAGGGCTCGCACGGCGCCCGGCCGGCGCGCTCGCAGTAACTGCCGAAGCGCTGCCACTTACGCAGGGCCTTGCCGAGAAGCTCGGCCTGCTTGTCCGGCGACAGGAGCAGGTGTTGCGCCCAGTCCCACCAGGCCTGCTGGACGGCGGTCGGCGACAGCCCACCCGTGAACAGACTCTGCATGGCGTGCAGGCGCTGGTCGGTCGTCGTCGCCGGTGGGCTCGCTGTCGTCCCATCGATGGTGGTGGTTCGGGTCGTGGTGTCCATCAGCGCACCTCCGTGGGGCAGCAGGCTGACTCGGGTTGCGGGGAACAGCAGAAGGTGGTTTCCGCTTCGTCAGGGGAGGGCACGGGCAGACGGATCCCCGCGCAGTACATCAGCGCCGCCACGGCCAGTCCGGCCAGGCGCGCCTCGGGCGGGTCGGCCCGGGAACTCAGTACCGCCGGCACCGTCAGCCCCATGACCACCCCGGCCGCCGTGGCGCCGGCATGGTACTCGAGGTTCTTGGCCAACACGTTGCCTGACACCAGATCCGGCATGAGCAGGATGTCGGCCTTCCCCGCCACCGGGGAGTCGATGCCCTTTTCGCGCGCGGCCCGTTCCGAGATGGCGTTGTCGAAGGCCAGTGGCCCGTCGACCTCGGCGCCGGCAATCTGGCCGCGGCGGGCCATCAGGGTCAGGCAGGCCGCATCCAGGGTAGAGACGATGGCCGGATTGACCGTTTCCACGGCGGAAATGACCGCGGCGCGTGGCCGTTCGAGCCCGATCATGTGCATCAGCTCGATGGCGTTCTGGAGAATCTGCGCCTTGGCGTCGAGGTCGGGGGCGATGTTCACGGCCGCATCGGTCACAGCCAGCAGGCGTGGGCAGTCGGGCACGTCCACCAGAAAAATGTGGCTGACGCGACGTCCGGGCTGTCGTAGGCCATTGCCCAGTAAGGCATGCATGAAAGTATCGGTGTGGAGGTGGCCCTTCATCAGCGCCTCCGCGCGTCCGGCCTGCACGAGTTCCACCCCGATGCGGGCGGCCTCCACATCCGATTCGGCCTCGATCATCGCTTGTGGATCGAGGTCCCACCCGATCGCCGCGGCGGCCTCGACGACCTTGGCGGGGCGGCCGATGAGCACCGGCTCGGCGATGCGTCGCCTCGCCGCCTCGCGAAGCGTCTCCAGCACCGCGGCCTGGGCCGCGTTGACCACGGCGACGCGGATCGGGTCACCGCCACCGGCCCGCTGAATCAGGTCATCGAGCGTCTCAAGGGCCACTGGCGTTGCCGTCTGTGTCATGTCACCTCCTGGGTGTTGGTTAATGTGTGCTGCACGTGCCGGGCGATCATCCACTCTTCATCGGTCGCCACGGCCTCAACCCGGACCGGGCCCTCGGCGGCGGAAATCACCGGCCCGGGCGTGCGGTTGCGTCCTTCCTCCAGTGTGACGCCGAGATACCCCATTCCCGCGCAGATCTGTGCCCGGATCGCCGGTGAGTTCGCCCCGATGCCGCCGGTGAAGATCAGTCGGTCCAGCCCGCCGAGCGCGGCGCTCAGGGCACCGATGAAGTGGCGGGCACGATGGCAGAAGAAATCGACGGCCTGCGCAGCCTCCGGCGTATCCTCGCGGTGCGTCAGGAGTTCCCGCATGTCGGCACTCACCCCCGAAAGCCCCAGCAACCCCGAGCGTCGATAGAGCAGGGCTTCCAACGCCGCGACGTCGAGTCCGTCGTGACTCGCCAGGTAGAGCAGGATACCGGGGTCCAGATCCCCGCTGCGGGTGCCCATGGGCATGCCGCCCAAGGCACTGAAGCCCATCGTCGTCTCGATGCTGCACCCGTCCCGGATTGCCGCCAGGGAGGCGCCGTTGCCCAGGTGCGCCACGATCAGGCGCTCACGTAACGCCTCCGGGCCATGGCGCCGCCTCAGGTCGTCGACGATGAACTCGTAGGAGAGCCCGTGAAAGCCGTAGCGGCGTACACCCCCGGCCTCGTATTCCCGTGGCAACCCGGTATGCCGGGCAACCGCGGGCAGGCCGTGGTGGAACGCCGTGTCGAAGCAGGCGAGTTGGGGCACGTCGGGGAATTGCGTGCGCATGGCGCTGATCCCGGCCAGGTTGTGTGGCAGGTGCAGCGGAGCCAGTGGCACCAGAGCGTGAAGTCGGTCCAGCAGGGAGGCATCGATCCGTTGAGGGCAGTCGCAATCGGGGCCACCATGGACCACCCGGTGCCCGATGCCGACGAGGTCCAGTCGGCTTGTCTGCTGTTGAAGAAGGGTTTCGACCTTCTCGATGGCGGTGGCATGATCAGCCATTCGCGCGGGGTGGTCGTCAACCGTTCCCTGTGCACTCGACATCTGGAGCCGGCCTTGTGACGTGCCGATCCCACTGGCCGCTCCCCATACCAGCCGTGCGAGCCCTTCCGTCACACCGAACACGGCGAACTTCAGGCTGGATGACCCGCAGTTGACCACCAGAATGGCCGATCGACGGTTTGGCATAGTCGAGTTTTCCTTACTCCGGGGGCGAAAGATGGTCCCTGTTCAGCGCCCGACTACAGGTCTCGGGCTCGGTTGATCTGTTGGGACAGACGCATTGCCTCGTGTTCCTCAAGCTTCAAGAGCTCGCGAACGAGGTCCCGAGCCTCGGGGATGTCGGCGCGTCCTTCCAGGTAGCGGTATAGCGCGATGACCTGATCGTGCAGCGAGAAGACTTCCCGGCTGATGTCTTCGAAGCCCATCTCGGCATAGGGCAAATTGCACGCCTGATGGGGTTTGATGGGCGCATGCGACAGATAGTCGTAAACCCAGGTGTTTAGGGCCTTGGGGTCGGCCTGCTTCTCGAAGCTGGCCACGGTATGCTCCAGGACCGCTTCGTGATCGGCGAGATACTCCAGAAGCGATTTGGCCCGTGCCTCCTCCTGCTGGGTGGCACAGTGCCTGAAGCATTCGGCCAACTGGGCATGCAGCTGGCGAGTCCAGTCGATCAGGTCATGAAAGGTCTCGATCTTCATTTATTGCTCTCCATTACTGGGTTGCTCTATAGGTATTGGCTGTAAACCGGGTTGGCTTCGACTGGGTCACTCGTTCTCGCTCCACCATCCCCCGCCGTAGAGGCTGTGAAACCCCATCTCGTACATGCTGTCTCGGGTCGTCCCCGCAAGCTCCAGCGTCGAGGCGATAGAGTCGCTCACCAGCGTCTCCCATTGCCGATAGGGGGTGTCACTATCGATCGGCGCCGGCGCGGTCTCCACCATCTCGGCCAGCCACTTCACCCCGGTCATCCAGGGGGAGAAGCGTTCCGAGAACATCAGCCGGCTGGTCCGCGCCGGATGCAGTTGTCGCAGCGCCTCGGCGGACCAGGGGGTGGTATACAGCCGCACCCAGGGCCCGATGAAGGTCTCGTAGAGGGCCACATTGTGCTCGGAGAGCGCTCGCACCCCTTCGAACGCCGGGGCCTGGTCGGGATAGTCCAGGTCTTCCACGCGGCGCTCCTCGAAGCGCACCTGGAACTGGGGCTTGTGACAGTCGGGGTCGCCGGTGGGGTTGTCGATGCGCATCTCGTAGAGGCCAGGGGCCAGGTCATTCAAATTGCCGACGCTCTCGAGGATCGCTCGGTGCTCGAGGCGCGCCACCTTGGAGGAGACGAAGATGCCCAGATGCCCGACGTGGGGATTGAGCAGGTAGACGATGCGCTGGTCGGCGGCCTTGAGTGCCGCGGTATCGGGATAGACCGCGGGGATCCAGTTGAGCGCCTGATGGGGCGGGGTGATGTTGTCGCCGCCGGAGGCGAAGATCACCAGGGGGTTGCGGATGCGCTTGAGGTCGACGCTACAGCCGGGGCAGACCTCGAGCTCGCCACGCTCCAGCTTGTTGCCGACGAAGAAGTTCTCGACGATGGCAACGATCTCCTCTTTGCTCAGGCTATAGAAGCCCGTCCACCAGCGCTCGAACTCGAGGAAGCGTTCGCGCTGGCCGTCGATGTCGGCGAACAGCTGATAGTCCTTCTGCCACAGGGTATTCGCCGGCTTGAGGGCTTCGAAGTTGGTGGCGAGGTTCGCACCGTCGAAGCGCCCGTCTCCCAGGTCGGCCATCAGGTGCGTCAGCCAGGCACCGCCCAGCAGGCCGCCGGCGAGGCGCATGGGATTGACGCCGGATTCGCCGGACCAGTAGGAGAGCGGCGAGCCGTTCAGCACCGCCGGCCCGACCAGACCCTCGCAGTCGGCGGAGAGCAGCGCGATGGCCCAGCCCGCCTGGCAGTTACCGTAGAGCACCGGCGGCTGGCCGGGGTGGCGCTCGGCCAGCGTCTCGACGAAGCGGCGCAGGACGTGCAGCACGTCCTCCAGCGTCTGCCCGGGGACGGGCTCGGGGAAGAAGATCACGAAGTAGACCGGGTGTCCCTCGTGGAGCGCCATGCCCACCTCGGAGTCGCGCTTGAAGCCGCCGATGCCTGGGCCGTGGCCGGCACGCGGGTCGACGATCATCACCGGCGGCCTAGTCTCGTCGAGGCAGTCCTCCAGGCAGTCCTCGCCGACCCGGGTGATGCGCAGCAGGGCATAGTTGGCGGGGCGCGCCAGTCGACGGCCATCCACGAGCATCTCGTAATCGAAGTCGAGCAGTGGCGGCTTGCCCGCCTGCTCATGCTCGAGCATGTTGTCCGCGCGCTCACGCAGCGTGTCCAGGTAGCGTACGCCGCGTCGCCACAGGTCGGTCTGATAGGCGAGTAGCTCCGTGGCCGGGTGGCTCGGGAGGGTGCCTTCTTCGGGCTCGGGTGCGGTCATCGGGGCGTCCATCTCTGGTGGGGCGGTGGGTTGGCGCTTGCGCGGGGTTTTATGAGCCGTGGGTGGCTTGGTGGTGGATGTTTTGGCGGTCATAGTGGATACCTCTCAGTGTCAGGATGTCGTTGGCTTCGGGTCGACGCCGATCTCGATCTGGTGATCGGACAGGAAGCGGTACGGCGGGACCTCCAGATTGATCGGGGCCGGCACCGCCTTGAATACGCGTCCGGCGAAGTCGAATCGGGAGCCGTGGCAGGGGCAGAAGTAGCCGCCCGGCCAGTCGTCGCCGACCGAGCCCGGCTCCGGTCGAAATAGGGGAACGCAGCCGAGGTGGGTGCAGATCGCGACGACCACCAGATATTCCTCCTCGAGCGAGCGCAGTGGCCCGGTGATATAGGCCGGCTGCTGCGTCGCCACCTCGGCGAGGGGATCGCGGAGTCGGCCGGAATCCGTTAGCGTCGCCAGTCGCTCGAGGATCGACGGGGTCCGACGCAAGACCCAGACGGGCTTGCCTCGCCATTCCACGGTCAACTGCTGCCCCGGCTCCAGCTTGTCGACGTCGACCTCGACGGGGGCTCCGGCGGCTCTGGCGCGGGCACTGGGCTGCCAGGAGGCAATGAACGGCACGGCCGTGAAGGCCGCCCCGACGCCGCCGGCCACCACGGTCGCGCCGACGAGAAAGGGTCTGCGTTTCATGTTTGCCTCCCGGACTCGGATTGCGGGGCTGTCGAGTGGGGCAGCGTTACCGCCAGTACCGCACCACCGATCAGTGCCGCCATGGCCGAGGCGGCCAACACGCCCTGGCGGGCCGAGGTCAGGGCCGCTGGCGTATCGAAGGCGAGCCCGGCGATGAACAGGCTCATGGTGAATCCGATGCCAGCCAGCACGGCCACCCCGTACAGATGGCACCACCCCACATCCGTGGGAAGCCGCGCGAGGCGCAGCCGGATTGCCAGCCAGGCAAGGGAGAAGACGCCCAACTGCTTGCCCAGCAAGAGGCCGAAGGCCACCCCGAAGAAGACGTCGCCGAAGCCGTCGCCTGCTGCTCGTATCACGATTCCGGCGTTGAAGAAGGCGAACACCGGGACGACCCCGAAGGTGACCCAGCGCCGCAGGTCATGGTAGGTGCGAGCCAGGGGCGAGCCCTCCTGCAGGCCATCCCGAGTTCTGGCGGGGATGGCCAGGGCGATGGCGACGCCGGCCAGGGTGGCATGGACCCCGGACTTGAGTACCGCTACCCACAGCACCAGCCCCAGCAGCACATAGGGCATGGCGCGCGTGACCCGGAAGCGATTTAGGAGGACGAAGCCGGCAAGAGCCATACCGGCAATCAACAGCGCCTCCCCGGAGAGACGCTCGGTATAGAACAGCGCGATGATGGCGATGGCGCCGAGGTCGTCGAAGACCGCCAGGGCCATCAGGAACACCCTCAGCGCGGGAGGCACGCGCTCGCCGAACAACGACAACACCGCCAGTGCTAGCACGATGTCGGTAGCGGTGGGCACGGCCCAGCCGTGGGCGGCGATGCCTTCGGTGCCGTTGACGAGTAGGTAGACCAGCGCTGGCAGCAGCATGCCACCGGCTGCTGCGATCGCCGGCAGCGCCACCTGCCGGGCCGAGCCCAGCATGCCACCGAGCATCTCGCGCTTGAGTTCGACGCCCATGAGCAGGAAGAAGAACACCATCAGCCCGTCGTTGATCCACAGGATCAATGGCTTGTCGATGCCCAGGGTGCCGACCTGCACCGACACGGGGGTATGGTGGAGCAGTTGGTAAAACTCGCGCAGTGGTGAGTTGGCGAGTATCAACGCCGCGAGCAAGGCTCCGACGGTTACGAGACCCGCCGTGCGCTCTTCGACCCCCTGCTGTGCCGCAGTCGTCATGATTGGCTCCCGACTGGTGTCCCTAGGGGCGCTGGCCACTGGGGTGAGTGGCTCGTAGACGCGGAATGAATCGCGGCGTGCTGGCCGCGTAGGTCTGCCATTTGTCGCCGAACTGGCGCGCTACCTCGCGCTCTTCGTGGATCGC
This portion of the Billgrantia sulfidoxydans genome encodes:
- a CDS encoding PHA/PHB synthase family protein, coding for MDTTTRTTTIDGTTASPPATTTDQRLHAMQSLFTGGLSPTAVQQAWWDWAQHLLLSPDKQAELLGKALRKWQRFGSYCERAGRAPCEPCIEPLPQDKRFRGDAWQRWPFNALYQGFLLQQQWWHAATTGVPGVSRHHQAMVNFGARQMLDIWSPSNFLATNPELQEQTRREGGANLARGVSNLLEDWQRRQDGEGPVGVEAYRVGRDVAVTPGKVVFRNRLIELIQYAPVTQEVHAEPLLIVPAWIMKYYILDLSPENSLIRYLVAQGHTVFVVSWKNPGSEDRELGMADYRRLGVMAALDAVTAICPQQRVHGVGYCLGGTLLSIAAAAMGRDGDTRLASLTLLAAQTDFSEAGELMLFIDEDQVRFIEDLMAVRGYLDTRQMAGAFQLLRSQDLIWSRMVRSYLAGERPPMFDLMAWNADGTRMPARMHSEYLRWLFLDNDLAGGRYRVDERPVSLTDIEIPVFAVSTLKDHVAPWRSVYKVQWLTPADVTFVLSSGGHNAGIVNPPGDSRRYHQISTIRRDDPFMDPDGWQVTAAHHDGSWWPCWQGWLADHSTQRVHAREPGVTRGYPALDEAPGRYVLEK
- a CDS encoding DUF3141 domain-containing protein; translated protein: MTAPEPEEGTLPSHPATELLAYQTDLWRRGVRYLDTLRERADNMLEHEQAGKPPLLDFDYEMLVDGRRLARPANYALLRITRVGEDCLEDCLDETRPPVMIVDPRAGHGPGIGGFKRDSEVGMALHEGHPVYFVIFFPEPVPGQTLEDVLHVLRRFVETLAERHPGQPPVLYGNCQAGWAIALLSADCEGLVGPAVLNGSPLSYWSGESGVNPMRLAGGLLGGAWLTHLMADLGDGRFDGANLATNFEALKPANTLWQKDYQLFADIDGQRERFLEFERWWTGFYSLSKEEIVAIVENFFVGNKLERGELEVCPGCSVDLKRIRNPLVIFASGGDNITPPHQALNWIPAVYPDTAALKAADQRIVYLLNPHVGHLGIFVSSKVARLEHRAILESVGNLNDLAPGLYEMRIDNPTGDPDCHKPQFQVRFEERRVEDLDYPDQAPAFEGVRALSEHNVALYETFIGPWVRLYTTPWSAEALRQLHPARTSRLMFSERFSPWMTGVKWLAEMVETAPAPIDSDTPYRQWETLVSDSIASTLELAGTTRDSMYEMGFHSLYGGGWWSENE
- the nhaA gene encoding Na+/H+ antiporter NhaA; translation: MTTAAQQGVEERTAGLVTVGALLAALILANSPLREFYQLLHHTPVSVQVGTLGIDKPLILWINDGLMVFFFLLMGVELKREMLGGMLGSARQVALPAIAAAGGMLLPALVYLLVNGTEGIAAHGWAVPTATDIVLALAVLSLFGERVPPALRVFLMALAVFDDLGAIAIIALFYTERLSGEALLIAGMALAGFVLLNRFRVTRAMPYVLLGLVLWVAVLKSGVHATLAGVAIALAIPARTRDGLQEGSPLARTYHDLRRWVTFGVVPVFAFFNAGIVIRAAGDGFGDVFFGVAFGLLLGKQLGVFSLAWLAIRLRLARLPTDVGWCHLYGVAVLAGIGFTMSLFIAGLAFDTPAALTSARQGVLAASAMAALIGGAVLAVTLPHSTAPQSESGRQT
- a CDS encoding bifunctional enoyl-CoA hydratase/phosphate acetyltransferase, with the protein product MTQTATPVALETLDDLIQRAGGGDPIRVAVVNAAQAAVLETLREAARRRIAEPVLIGRPAKVVEAAAAIGWDLDPQAMIEAESDVEAARIGVELVQAGRAEALMKGHLHTDTFMHALLGNGLRQPGRRVSHIFLVDVPDCPRLLAVTDAAVNIAPDLDAKAQILQNAIELMHMIGLERPRAAVISAVETVNPAIVSTLDAACLTLMARRGQIAGAEVDGPLAFDNAISERAAREKGIDSPVAGKADILLMPDLVSGNVLAKNLEYHAGATAAGVVMGLTVPAVLSSRADPPEARLAGLAVAALMYCAGIRLPVPSPDEAETTFCCSPQPESACCPTEVR
- a CDS encoding ATPase; this encodes MKIETFHDLIDWTRQLHAQLAECFRHCATQQEEARAKSLLEYLADHEAVLEHTVASFEKQADPKALNTWVYDYLSHAPIKPHQACNLPYAEMGFEDISREVFSLHDQVIALYRYLEGRADIPEARDLVRELLKLEEHEAMRLSQQINRARDL
- the petA gene encoding ubiquinol-cytochrome c reductase iron-sulfur subunit, with translation MKRRPFLVGATVVAGGVGAAFTAVPFIASWQPSARARAAGAPVEVDVDKLEPGQQLTVEWRGKPVWVLRRTPSILERLATLTDSGRLRDPLAEVATQQPAYITGPLRSLEEEYLVVVAICTHLGCVPLFRPEPGSVGDDWPGGYFCPCHGSRFDFAGRVFKAVPAPINLEVPPYRFLSDHQIEIGVDPKPTTS
- a CDS encoding acetate/propionate family kinase, which gives rise to MPNRRSAILVVNCGSSSLKFAVFGVTEGLARLVWGAASGIGTSQGRLQMSSAQGTVDDHPARMADHATAIEKVETLLQQQTSRLDLVGIGHRVVHGGPDCDCPQRIDASLLDRLHALVPLAPLHLPHNLAGISAMRTQFPDVPQLACFDTAFHHGLPAVARHTGLPREYEAGGVRRYGFHGLSYEFIVDDLRRRHGPEALRERLIVAHLGNGASLAAIRDGCSIETTMGFSALGGMPMGTRSGDLDPGILLYLASHDGLDVAALEALLYRRSGLLGLSGVSADMRELLTHREDTPEAAQAVDFFCHRARHFIGALSAALGGLDRLIFTGGIGANSPAIRAQICAGMGYLGVTLEEGRNRTPGPVISAAEGPVRVEAVATDEEWMIARHVQHTLTNTQEVT